The proteins below are encoded in one region of Amycolatopsis acidiphila:
- a CDS encoding MCE family protein yields the protein MDGRDRLQWTFVRRFQVVLVSTVVVVLTLSGCEFTGPGSWSLPFTKGGGDGSFPVTVELAQVDNLVPNSEVKVGDVTVGNVSAIEFDDWHAKVSLKLDPDADLPANATARVGQKSLLGAEYLELSAPGAEPAAGRLGARAVIPLVRTGDYPSTEEFLGALSVVLNGGGLAQVKTITTEVDDVLRGRTQDARSLLSNLDTLVSQLNRQTDNITRALNSLGDFGHALAQQNDALAKALDQLPAGVQVLNSERASLTGTLSALSDLSDVGTRVINGTRDDLLANLRSLQPVLGRLSDSGGNLVDSLSLLGNFPWPGRTVANAVRGDYANIDITLDLTLPALQQNFLTGMPILGALPPLGQGSTPAPPPPGLPPGTAPDDVPAPAAPRQPGSLLPLPSGTPSPQPAPGSPQDGGLTSLLGSLLGGGR from the coding sequence GTGGACGGACGAGACCGTCTCCAGTGGACTTTCGTCCGCCGGTTCCAGGTCGTGCTGGTGTCCACTGTGGTCGTGGTACTCACGCTCAGCGGCTGTGAGTTCACCGGCCCGGGGTCGTGGTCGCTGCCGTTCACCAAGGGCGGGGGAGACGGCTCGTTCCCGGTGACGGTCGAGCTCGCGCAGGTGGACAACCTCGTGCCCAACTCCGAGGTGAAGGTCGGCGACGTGACCGTGGGCAACGTCTCGGCGATCGAGTTCGACGACTGGCACGCGAAAGTCTCGCTGAAGCTGGACCCCGACGCCGACCTGCCGGCGAACGCCACCGCCCGGGTCGGCCAGAAGAGCCTGCTGGGCGCGGAATACCTGGAGCTGAGCGCGCCCGGCGCGGAGCCGGCCGCGGGCCGCCTCGGCGCCCGTGCGGTGATCCCGCTGGTGCGGACCGGGGACTACCCGAGCACCGAGGAGTTCCTCGGCGCGTTGTCGGTGGTGCTCAACGGGGGTGGTCTCGCGCAGGTCAAGACGATCACCACCGAGGTCGACGACGTCCTTCGCGGCCGGACGCAGGACGCCCGCAGCCTGCTGTCCAACTTGGACACCCTGGTCTCCCAGCTCAACCGGCAGACGGACAACATCACCAGGGCGCTGAACAGCCTCGGCGACTTCGGTCACGCACTCGCGCAGCAGAACGACGCACTGGCCAAGGCGCTCGACCAGCTTCCCGCCGGGGTGCAGGTGCTCAACTCCGAGCGCGCCAGCCTGACCGGGACGCTGAGCGCACTGTCGGACCTCAGCGACGTCGGCACCCGCGTCATCAACGGAACCAGGGACGACCTGCTGGCCAACCTCAGGTCGCTGCAACCCGTACTGGGCCGGCTTTCCGACTCCGGTGGCAACCTCGTCGACTCGCTGTCCCTGCTGGGCAACTTCCCGTGGCCGGGCCGCACCGTGGCCAACGCGGTCCGCGGCGACTACGCCAACATCGACATCACCCTGGACCTGACGCTGCCTGCGTTGCAGCAGAACTTCCTCACCGGCATGCCCATCCTCGGCGCGCTGCCGCCGCTGGGCCAGGGCAGCACGCCCGCGCCACCGCCGCCAGGACTGCCTCCTGGCACGGCGCCGGACGACGTCCCGGCCCCGGCCGCCCCGCGGCAGCCGGGTTCGCTGCTGCCGCTGCCGAGCGGTACCCCGAGCCCGCAGCCGGCCCCGGGGTCGCCGCAGGACGGCGGGCTGACCTCGTTGCTGGGCTCGTTGCTCGGAGGCGGCCGATGA
- a CDS encoding enoyl-CoA hydratase/isomerase family protein: MTVHDDEHPRPPAGDWLGTPYLTFARGEVFATCTVDRPRARNALSPAMYFGLRCAIARVEQDPDLAGLLLTGTGDVFIPGGDLGQHGEDDWMDFGSLLGMDVTPFDALRKAAKPVVCAVNGLCQGGGLMIALCSDLAVASERATFRVPELLRGIADTYYSQVLARVIGAVRTRDLMLTGRTLSAQEALDWGMISRVVPHEDLPAAAEEALGQICQTAPGARAVVKSSLDSHLGLFDRIGMQTSLQSPETREGFRAFKERRAPEWVHPGLRRDGRL, translated from the coding sequence ATGACAGTGCACGACGATGAGCACCCCCGCCCCCCTGCCGGCGACTGGCTCGGCACGCCCTACCTCACCTTCGCCAGGGGCGAGGTCTTCGCGACCTGCACGGTCGACCGCCCGCGGGCACGCAACGCCCTCAGCCCGGCGATGTACTTCGGCCTCCGCTGCGCCATCGCCCGCGTCGAGCAGGATCCGGATCTCGCCGGGCTGCTGCTGACCGGGACCGGTGACGTGTTCATCCCCGGCGGCGACCTCGGCCAGCACGGCGAGGACGACTGGATGGACTTCGGATCGCTGCTGGGCATGGACGTGACGCCGTTCGACGCCCTGCGGAAGGCCGCGAAACCGGTGGTGTGCGCGGTGAACGGGCTCTGCCAGGGCGGTGGGCTGATGATCGCGCTGTGCAGCGACCTCGCGGTGGCGAGCGAGCGCGCGACCTTCCGCGTGCCCGAGCTGCTCCGCGGCATCGCCGACACCTACTACAGCCAGGTGCTCGCCCGGGTCATCGGCGCGGTCCGCACGCGCGATCTGATGCTCACCGGCCGCACGCTCAGCGCGCAGGAGGCACTGGACTGGGGCATGATCTCCCGGGTCGTGCCGCACGAGGACCTGCCCGCCGCCGCCGAGGAGGCGCTGGGCCAGATCTGCCAGACGGCACCCGGTGCGCGCGCGGTGGTCAAGTCGAGTTTGGACAGTCACCTCGGGCTCTTCGACCGGATCGGGATGCAGACGAGCCTGCAGAGCCCCGAAACCCGCGAGGGCTTCCGGGCCTTCAAGGAACGGCGCGCCCCGGAGTGGGTGCACCCCGGGCTACGGCGAGACGGCAGGCTCTGA
- a CDS encoding amidohydrolase family protein has translation MAQFTDAPIFDADQHMYETPEALTRYLPERYRRSVQFVQVGKRTRIAILGKITEFIPNPTFERVAAPGAHEKFYSGQNKEGKTLRELTGEPIDALPAFRGPEPRIAVMDEQGVDEALVYPTLANLVEHSAAEDPELVVAMIHALNRWMLETWGYTHQNRLYMTPVISAALVDDARRELEYVIENGAKAVLMKPAPVKGFKGWRSPALPEFDPFWSDVQQAGIPVVFHASQPPLDGYINQWEPPETNNFMEMSAFRWLVLGHREISDMLASMICHGTLTRFPNLRIGSVENGSAWIKPLFDDFEATYAKMPQAFPEHPLEVFRRNIWVSPFWEGSVADVVETVGWDRVLFGSDYPHPEGLTEPRGYYKYAEGMDEKRTRDFMGDNARRFIGIPVRNPAGDTAPQAVPA, from the coding sequence GTGGCTCAATTCACCGACGCACCGATTTTCGATGCCGACCAGCACATGTACGAGACGCCGGAGGCGCTGACCCGGTACCTGCCGGAGCGCTACCGCCGGTCGGTCCAGTTCGTCCAGGTCGGCAAGCGGACCCGGATCGCGATCCTGGGCAAGATCACCGAGTTCATCCCGAACCCGACGTTCGAGCGGGTGGCCGCGCCCGGTGCGCACGAAAAGTTCTATTCCGGGCAGAACAAGGAGGGCAAGACCCTCCGCGAGCTGACCGGCGAGCCGATCGACGCGCTGCCCGCGTTCCGCGGGCCGGAACCACGGATCGCCGTGATGGACGAGCAGGGTGTCGACGAAGCGCTGGTGTACCCGACGCTGGCGAACCTGGTCGAGCACTCGGCCGCCGAGGACCCCGAGCTGGTGGTCGCGATGATCCACGCGCTCAACCGGTGGATGCTCGAGACCTGGGGCTACACCCACCAGAACCGGCTGTACATGACGCCGGTGATCAGCGCCGCGCTCGTCGACGACGCCCGGCGTGAGCTCGAGTACGTCATCGAGAACGGCGCCAAGGCGGTGCTGATGAAGCCGGCTCCGGTGAAGGGCTTCAAGGGATGGCGCTCGCCCGCGCTGCCCGAGTTCGACCCGTTCTGGAGCGACGTGCAGCAGGCGGGCATCCCGGTGGTGTTCCACGCGAGCCAGCCGCCGCTGGACGGCTACATCAACCAGTGGGAGCCGCCGGAGACCAACAACTTCATGGAGATGAGCGCGTTCCGCTGGCTCGTGCTGGGCCACCGCGAGATCTCCGACATGCTGGCCAGCATGATCTGCCACGGCACGCTGACGCGCTTCCCGAACCTGCGGATCGGCAGCGTGGAGAACGGCAGCGCCTGGATCAAGCCGCTGTTCGACGACTTCGAGGCCACCTACGCGAAGATGCCGCAGGCCTTCCCCGAGCACCCGCTCGAGGTGTTCCGCCGCAACATCTGGGTCAGCCCGTTCTGGGAGGGCTCGGTCGCCGACGTCGTCGAGACCGTGGGCTGGGACCGGGTGCTGTTCGGCTCGGACTACCCGCACCCCGAGGGCCTGACCGAGCCCCGCGGCTACTACAAGTACGCCGAGGGCATGGACGAGAAGCGCACCCGCGACTTCATGGGCGACAACGCCCGCCGCTTCATCGGTATCCCCGTCCGCAACCCCGCCGGCGACACCGCCCCGCAGGCGGTCCCGGCCTGA
- a CDS encoding MaoC family dehydratase, whose amino-acid sequence MDMTDVAPVVYRSVAELEAAVGRELGPTDWFPVEQSRIDGFADDTEDHQWIHVDPDRAAGGPFGATVAHGFLTLSLVPYFVNRLRRIEGVRMGVNYGLDKVRFPSPVRAGSRIRARTTMTSLDRIGDAAVQLVTRTTIEVDGAEKPACVADLVSRYYFA is encoded by the coding sequence ATGGACATGACCGACGTGGCGCCCGTGGTCTACCGGAGCGTGGCGGAGCTCGAAGCCGCTGTCGGCCGTGAGCTCGGGCCCACCGACTGGTTTCCGGTGGAGCAGAGCCGGATCGACGGGTTCGCCGACGACACCGAGGACCACCAGTGGATCCACGTCGATCCGGACCGGGCGGCGGGCGGGCCGTTCGGCGCCACGGTCGCCCACGGTTTCCTCACCCTCTCGCTCGTGCCGTACTTCGTGAACCGGCTTCGCCGCATCGAAGGCGTGCGGATGGGCGTCAACTATGGCCTCGACAAGGTGCGGTTCCCGTCCCCGGTGCGCGCCGGCAGCCGGATCCGGGCGCGCACGACGATGACCTCCCTGGACCGGATCGGCGACGCCGCCGTCCAGCTCGTCACGCGGACCACCATCGAGGTCGACGGCGCGGAGAAGCCGGCCTGCGTGGCCGACCTGGTCAGCCGGTACTACTTCGCCTGA
- a CDS encoding ABC transporter ATP-binding protein — translation MGAEVVVEGLTKSFGRQTIWQDVTLTLPPGEVSVLLGPSGTGKSVFLKSMIGLLKPERGSCVVNGVDIVRCGEHQLYETRKLFGVLFQDGALFGSMNLYDNVAFPLREHTRKSETEIRRIVLEKLEMTGLAGAEKKLPGEISGGMRKRAGLARALVLDPEIILCDEPDSGLDPVRTAYLSQLLIDLNAQIDATILIVTHNINLARTVPDNIGMLFRKELVMFGPREVLLTSDEPVVRQFLNGSRLGPIGMSEEKDSAQMAREQAQAESGHHDGSTEDVRGMAPQLRPTPGLPERAGVRRRQDRVMRILHTLPPAAREGIIESLTPAEQSHYGLSSGLHRPDGSEPAVSP, via the coding sequence CTGGGTGCCGAGGTGGTCGTCGAGGGGCTGACCAAGTCCTTCGGCCGTCAGACGATCTGGCAGGACGTGACGCTGACCCTGCCGCCGGGCGAGGTGTCGGTGCTGCTGGGCCCCTCCGGGACGGGCAAGTCCGTGTTCCTCAAGTCCATGATCGGTCTGCTGAAGCCGGAACGCGGCAGCTGCGTCGTCAACGGGGTGGACATCGTGCGGTGCGGCGAGCACCAGCTGTACGAGACGAGGAAGCTGTTCGGCGTGCTGTTCCAGGACGGTGCGTTGTTCGGTTCGATGAACCTCTACGACAACGTGGCCTTCCCGCTGCGCGAGCACACCCGGAAGTCCGAGACCGAGATCCGCCGGATCGTGCTGGAGAAGCTCGAGATGACGGGGCTGGCCGGCGCGGAGAAGAAGCTGCCCGGCGAGATCTCCGGCGGGATGCGCAAGCGGGCCGGGCTGGCCCGCGCCCTGGTGCTGGACCCGGAGATCATCCTGTGCGACGAGCCGGACTCCGGCCTCGACCCCGTTCGCACCGCCTACCTGTCCCAGCTGCTGATCGACCTGAACGCGCAGATCGACGCGACGATCCTGATCGTCACGCACAACATCAACCTGGCCCGCACGGTGCCGGACAACATCGGCATGCTCTTCCGCAAGGAGCTGGTCATGTTCGGCCCCCGCGAGGTGCTGCTCACCAGTGACGAGCCGGTGGTGCGACAGTTCCTCAACGGCTCCCGGCTGGGCCCGATCGGCATGTCGGAGGAGAAGGACTCCGCGCAGATGGCCCGGGAGCAGGCCCAGGCCGAGTCCGGGCACCACGACGGGTCCACCGAGGACGTCCGTGGCATGGCGCCGCAGCTGCGGCCGACCCCGGGGCTGCCCGAGCGCGCCGGGGTCCGCCGCCGCCAGGACCGCGTCATGCGGATCCTGCACACCCTGCCGCCCGCCGCGCGGGAGGGGATCATCGAGTCCCTCACCCCCGCGGAGCAAAGCCACTACGGGCTGAGCTCCGGGCTGCACAGGCCCGACGGCTCAGAGCCTGCCGTCTCGCCGTAG
- a CDS encoding alpha/beta fold hydrolase, whose amino-acid sequence MTDSYKESVYFLGEGGRLAGDCWMPESPARGTILLLHGGGQTRHSWGAAGSTLAGAGWTTFAVDSRGHGDSDWAVDGRYGLDAIVEDATNVVQAMPEPPVVIGASLGGLTGLVLAGEQPATIRGLVLVDAVPRIEPAGAHRIAAFMRSAPDGFGSLEEVADAIREYQPQRSRPVNLQGLRKNVRRGSDGRWRWHWDPAFLRPPEEPEAARTSARIRAAAARVQAPTLLVRGALSDVVTEEGAGDLQRLIPHAQYVDVAGTGHMVAGDDNSVFLTEVSQFLDELGKP is encoded by the coding sequence ATGACCGACAGCTACAAGGAAAGCGTGTACTTCCTGGGCGAGGGCGGGCGGCTGGCAGGGGACTGCTGGATGCCCGAGTCACCCGCGCGGGGGACGATCCTGCTGCTGCACGGCGGCGGGCAGACCCGGCACTCGTGGGGAGCGGCCGGGTCCACACTGGCCGGTGCGGGCTGGACGACCTTCGCGGTCGACTCCCGTGGCCACGGTGACAGCGACTGGGCGGTCGACGGCCGCTACGGCCTGGACGCCATCGTCGAGGACGCGACGAACGTCGTGCAGGCGATGCCCGAGCCCCCGGTCGTCATCGGCGCCTCGCTCGGCGGGCTCACCGGGCTCGTGCTCGCCGGCGAACAACCCGCCACGATCCGCGGGCTGGTGCTGGTCGACGCCGTGCCCCGGATCGAACCGGCGGGCGCCCACCGCATCGCCGCCTTCATGCGCAGTGCCCCGGACGGGTTCGGCTCGCTGGAGGAGGTCGCCGACGCGATCCGCGAGTACCAGCCGCAGCGCAGCCGTCCGGTGAACCTGCAGGGCCTGCGCAAGAACGTGCGCCGGGGATCCGACGGCCGGTGGCGCTGGCACTGGGACCCGGCGTTCCTGCGGCCGCCGGAGGAACCCGAGGCGGCGCGGACGTCCGCGCGCATCCGGGCGGCGGCGGCGCGGGTGCAGGCGCCGACCCTGCTCGTCCGGGGTGCACTGTCCGATGTGGTCACCGAGGAAGGCGCCGGCGACCTGCAGCGCCTGATCCCCCATGCCCAGTACGTCGATGTCGCCGGCACGGGCCACATGGTGGCCGGGGACGACAACTCCGTGTTCCTCACCGAGGTGTCGCAGTTCCTGGACGAGCTGGGGAAGCCGTGA
- a CDS encoding TetR/AcrR family transcriptional regulator: MTTEAADHDNIVKYGPRAVRTRHAILEASARLFLERGYAGTRISNITSACGISRAGFYTYFRDKREVFTLLGENAYRAILDVVGSWDTLPRPCGTGEVAAWVRAYFTFMDTHGPFIFASSQSWPDDPRLRAGSTRRQLRVAFLLGTHLRGRQARPSGAPEALGLAVLAMLDRSWYRCHTDRLPVDDDDVIDTIARLICRMLLGSPSGQAK, from the coding sequence ATGACGACCGAGGCGGCGGATCATGACAATATCGTCAAATATGGTCCGCGCGCGGTGCGCACCCGGCACGCCATCCTCGAGGCGTCGGCCCGGCTCTTCCTGGAACGCGGCTACGCCGGCACCCGGATCAGCAACATCACCAGTGCGTGCGGCATCTCGCGGGCGGGCTTCTACACGTACTTCCGGGACAAGCGCGAAGTGTTCACGCTCCTGGGCGAGAACGCCTATCGCGCCATTCTCGACGTCGTCGGCAGCTGGGACACGCTCCCGCGGCCGTGCGGGACCGGCGAGGTGGCGGCCTGGGTGCGCGCGTACTTCACCTTCATGGACACGCACGGCCCGTTCATCTTCGCGTCGAGCCAGTCCTGGCCGGATGATCCGCGCCTGCGCGCCGGCAGCACCCGCAGGCAACTACGGGTGGCCTTCCTGCTCGGCACGCACCTGCGCGGGCGCCAGGCCCGGCCCTCCGGCGCCCCGGAGGCACTGGGCCTCGCCGTACTGGCGATGCTCGACCGGTCCTGGTACCGCTGCCACACCGACCGGCTCCCGGTCGACGACGATGACGTCATCGACACGATCGCCCGGCTGATCTGCCGGATGCTGCTGGGAAGTCCGTCCGGTCAGGCGAAGTAG
- a CDS encoding MCE family protein yields MISKLVRWQLVVFTILTVAAVVYASIAYVGLPRLLGIGQYRLSVELPASGGLYPNAVVTLRGVEVGKVTGMRLSQNGVLADLTVDDDVRIPADSQIAVRNTSAIGEQYLSFVPAAKGPPYLAAGTTVTGRQVTLPTEIGSVLHNTQALAASVPQGALNTTIDELYDAFNGTGQTLQQFLDSAKTLTTGAADNVDPTRKLIADLVPVLATQKAEAPDISSYTADLASFTDQLRMSDPQIRVALTQGPGFANELSSLVDALRPTVPRLLTSLTSTAQMVDVYLPNVAQVVSILPATVNDIISALGNSPVPGTAVLNLKTSVNSPTACTDGFRAQARDPSDTTSIPAPGDSYCKLPQNAQQLVRGARNSPCPNDPARRSATAAGCGLNFLSAGEPGTVALSAPTAAGTTTYDPATGLFLGPDGKPYILGDLTKSGLPASLTSLLNPLNPPAP; encoded by the coding sequence ATGATCTCCAAGCTGGTCCGGTGGCAGCTGGTCGTGTTCACGATCCTGACCGTGGCGGCGGTCGTGTACGCCTCGATCGCCTACGTCGGACTGCCCCGGCTGCTGGGCATCGGCCAGTACCGGCTCTCGGTCGAGCTGCCGGCGAGTGGTGGCCTGTACCCGAACGCCGTGGTCACCCTGCGCGGCGTGGAGGTCGGCAAGGTCACCGGGATGCGGTTGAGCCAGAACGGGGTGCTGGCCGATCTCACGGTGGACGACGACGTGCGGATCCCGGCGGACAGCCAGATCGCCGTCCGCAACACCTCGGCCATCGGGGAGCAGTACCTCTCGTTCGTCCCGGCGGCGAAGGGCCCGCCCTACCTCGCCGCCGGCACGACGGTGACCGGCCGGCAGGTCACGCTGCCCACGGAGATCGGCAGCGTGCTGCACAACACCCAGGCGCTGGCGGCCTCGGTGCCGCAGGGCGCGCTGAACACCACGATCGACGAGCTCTACGACGCGTTCAACGGGACCGGGCAGACACTCCAGCAGTTCCTCGACTCGGCGAAGACGCTGACCACCGGGGCGGCGGACAATGTGGACCCGACCCGCAAGCTGATCGCGGACCTCGTCCCGGTGCTGGCCACGCAGAAGGCCGAGGCACCCGACATCTCCTCCTACACCGCCGACCTGGCGTCGTTCACCGACCAGCTGAGGATGAGCGACCCGCAGATCCGCGTGGCGCTCACCCAGGGCCCGGGATTCGCGAACGAGCTGAGCTCGCTGGTCGACGCGTTGCGGCCGACGGTGCCGCGGCTGCTGACGAGCCTGACGTCGACGGCGCAGATGGTGGATGTGTACCTGCCCAACGTCGCGCAGGTGGTGTCGATCCTGCCGGCCACGGTGAACGACATCATCAGTGCGCTCGGGAACAGCCCGGTACCGGGCACCGCGGTGCTCAACCTGAAGACGTCGGTCAACTCGCCGACGGCGTGCACGGACGGTTTCCGTGCGCAGGCCCGGGACCCGTCCGACACGACCTCGATCCCGGCTCCCGGTGACTCCTACTGCAAGCTGCCCCAGAACGCCCAGCAGCTCGTGCGGGGCGCGCGTAACTCGCCGTGTCCCAACGATCCGGCCCGGCGCTCGGCGACCGCCGCCGGGTGCGGGCTGAACTTCCTCTCCGCCGGGGAACCGGGCACGGTGGCACTGTCCGCGCCGACCGCGGCCGGGACGACGACCTACGACCCGGCGACCGGGCTGTTCCTCGGCCCGGACGGCAAGCCCTACATCCTGGGCGATCTCACCAAGTCAGGCCTGCCCGCCTCGCTGACGTCCCTGCTCAACCCGCTGAACCCGCCCGCCCCCTGA
- a CDS encoding FMN-dependent NADH-azoreductase, with amino-acid sequence MPSLLRLDSSADTRSSTSRALTGLFTETWRELSPEHEIVERDLHRTPPPHLPDAALHYAPRLRVDGERPDPAAEERQNALLAELSAADVVVIGAPMYNWSVPSTLKAWLDHVHVLGTTVPFDTKDQPLAGKPVVVVSSRGAAYAGTPDAGKDHTVPPIVQILGDSMGMDVTVVTADLTLAARVPAMAPLADTARQNLEAARTQVRDLATELGG; translated from the coding sequence GTGCCGAGCCTCCTGCGCCTGGACTCTTCCGCCGACACCCGGTCTTCCACATCGCGGGCGCTGACCGGGCTGTTCACCGAAACCTGGCGGGAGCTGAGCCCGGAGCACGAGATCGTCGAGCGAGACCTGCACCGGACGCCGCCGCCCCACCTGCCGGACGCCGCGCTGCACTACGCCCCGCGCCTGCGTGTCGACGGCGAACGGCCGGACCCGGCCGCGGAGGAGCGGCAGAACGCGTTGCTGGCCGAGCTCTCGGCGGCGGACGTCGTCGTGATCGGGGCGCCGATGTACAACTGGTCGGTCCCCTCGACCCTCAAGGCATGGCTGGACCACGTGCACGTACTCGGCACGACCGTGCCCTTCGACACGAAGGACCAGCCGCTGGCGGGCAAACCCGTGGTCGTCGTCTCCAGCCGGGGCGCCGCCTACGCGGGCACCCCGGACGCCGGCAAGGACCATACGGTCCCGCCGATCGTGCAGATCCTCGGCGACTCGATGGGCATGGACGTGACGGTGGTGACGGCGGACCTGACGCTGGCTGCCCGCGTTCCCGCGATGGCCCCGCTGGCGGATACCGCGCGGCAGAACCTCGAAGCGGCCCGGACGCAGGTCCGCGATCTCGCCACCGAACTGGGCGGGTGA
- a CDS encoding aldehyde dehydrogenase family protein has protein sequence MTASTSSQTRQGEDRMLIDGELTGSASGARYDNINPATEEVLGQTAAGTAADLDRAIAAARRAFDTTTWATDHAFRARCLEQLHQALQDEKEALRAEIVAEVGAPVQTTYIAQLDWPLADALSYPASLIKDFEWERELPDTELFGALNHRRVVKEAVGVVAAITPWNFPFEVVVNKIAPALAAGNTVVLKPAPDTPWTATRIGRLVAERTDIPAGVFNVVTTPDNEVAEQLLTDPRVDLVSFTGSTMTGRRILELSAGTMKRTMLELGGKSAMIVLDDADFASTVPQSMAVCMHAGQGCALNSRLLVPRSRYGEAVEIATATFGHVPYGDPTDPANFAGPLINARQRERVLGYLEKGRQEGARVTIGGGRPEHLPKGYYVQPTVFADVDNGMTIAREEIFGPVLVVIPFDDDADAVRIANDSPYGLAGSVFSADAERADRVARRVRAGSLMVNGGMFYGADAPFGGYKQSGIGRQNGREGLEQYLETKTIGSR, from the coding sequence ATGACCGCGTCCACGTCGTCCCAGACCCGGCAGGGCGAAGACCGCATGCTCATCGACGGCGAGCTGACCGGGTCCGCTTCGGGAGCGCGCTACGACAACATCAACCCGGCCACCGAAGAGGTGCTGGGACAGACGGCGGCCGGCACCGCCGCGGACCTGGACCGCGCGATCGCCGCCGCCCGCCGTGCCTTCGACACGACCACGTGGGCGACCGACCACGCCTTCCGGGCCCGCTGCCTCGAACAGCTGCACCAGGCACTGCAGGACGAGAAGGAAGCGCTGCGCGCGGAGATCGTCGCCGAGGTCGGCGCCCCCGTGCAGACCACCTACATCGCCCAGCTCGACTGGCCGCTCGCCGACGCCCTGAGCTATCCCGCTTCGCTGATCAAGGACTTCGAGTGGGAACGCGAGCTGCCCGACACCGAGCTGTTCGGCGCGCTCAACCACCGCCGGGTGGTCAAGGAGGCCGTCGGGGTGGTCGCCGCCATCACTCCGTGGAACTTCCCGTTCGAGGTGGTCGTCAACAAGATCGCGCCGGCGTTGGCCGCGGGCAACACCGTCGTCCTCAAACCCGCGCCGGACACGCCCTGGACCGCGACCCGCATCGGCAGGCTCGTCGCGGAGCGCACCGACATCCCGGCCGGCGTGTTCAACGTCGTCACCACGCCCGACAACGAGGTGGCCGAGCAGCTGCTCACCGACCCGCGGGTGGACCTGGTCTCCTTCACCGGTTCGACGATGACCGGCCGCCGCATCCTCGAGCTCTCCGCCGGCACCATGAAGCGCACGATGCTGGAGCTGGGCGGCAAGTCGGCGATGATCGTGCTCGACGACGCCGACTTCGCCAGCACCGTCCCGCAGTCGATGGCCGTGTGCATGCACGCCGGGCAGGGGTGCGCGCTGAACAGCCGGCTGCTCGTGCCCCGCAGCCGCTACGGCGAGGCGGTCGAGATCGCGACCGCGACGTTCGGCCACGTCCCCTACGGTGACCCCACCGACCCGGCCAACTTCGCCGGTCCGCTGATCAACGCCCGCCAGCGCGAGCGGGTTCTCGGCTACCTCGAGAAGGGCAGGCAGGAGGGCGCCCGCGTGACCATCGGCGGCGGCCGCCCCGAACACCTGCCGAAGGGCTACTACGTGCAGCCGACCGTGTTCGCGGACGTGGACAACGGCATGACGATCGCCCGGGAGGAGATCTTCGGCCCGGTCCTCGTGGTGATCCCGTTCGACGACGACGCGGACGCGGTTCGCATCGCCAACGACAGTCCCTACGGCCTGGCCGGCAGCGTGTTCTCCGCCGACGCCGAGCGCGCCGACCGGGTGGCCCGCCGGGTGCGCGCGGGGAGCCTGATGGTCAACGGCGGCATGTTCTACGGGGCCGACGCGCCGTTCGGCGGTTACAAGCAGAGCGGGATCGGCCGGCAGAACGGCCGCGAAGGGCTCGAGCAGTACCTGGAGACCAAGACCATCGGCTCGCGGTGA